The following nucleotide sequence is from Campylobacter coli 76339.
GTGGGTGAAAAACTCATCACTGCTTCAAGCGATCCTATTTTTGGTTGCGTTTATAAACTCGTTGCCATAGAAGAAAATAAACTCATCACGCCTAAAATCAAAATCAGCGAAGACAAGCAAAAAACAACTCTTCCACATTTTAAAAAGCTTTTTAGAATTTATGATAAAAACACTCAAAAAATACTTTTTGATGAGCTTTATATCTATAACGAAAAATTACCTCAACTCGATGAAAATTTAGAAAGAAAAGAACTTTTAAAATGTGTGTTTAAAGAAGGTAAAATTCTTAATAAACAAAAAAATGTAGAAGAAATTGCTCTATATACAAAAAGTCAAATTTCAAAGCTAGATGAAAAATTTCTTGATTTTAACAACAAAGAAAAATATAAAATCAAACTCTCAAAAGATTTAACAAAACTAAGACAAAATTTTACAAATAAAACAATGTAAAAAATTTTGCCAATATAACTCAAATACCCAAATTCACCTATTTAATTCAAACAAAATAGATAAATTTGAGCTTTTGATAAAAACATTATCGTATTTTCAAATTTTAAATCAATTCAAAAAATCATTTTTAAATTCAACATAATTTAAAGCAGATTGTTTTAAAAATGCCACTTCTTCATCGCTTAGTTCGCGTACAAGTTTTGCAGGATTTCCAAGTATGAGTGATTTGGGTGGAAATTTCTTGCCTTTGGTTACCACACTACCTGCACCCACTATACTGTCATCCCCTATAGCCGCATCATCCATAATCACTGTATTCATCCCCACAAGCACACGAGAGCCGATCTTGCAAGCATGGATTACGCAATTATGCCCTATGGTAACATCATCTCCTATATAGGTAGGAAAACCTGCATCTTTTAAACTTCCATCTTCATTAAACTCTCTATGCCACACATGGATAGTGGTTAAATCTTGTATATTTGTTCTTTTTCCGATTTTAATAAAATTAACATCGCCTCTTAAAACACAATTAAACCATACACTGCTTTCATCACCGATCTCTACTTCCCCTATGATCTTAGCTCCCTCTGCAACGAATACATTTTGACCTAAATTTGGAAATTTATCTTTAAATCGAATAAGCATTTTCATCCTTTTTTATTTTTAGTATAACCAAAATATCAATAAGAAAAACAAATTTTTAGTTTTTAATCAAATTTTGAAATTTTATTCGTTACAATTTGCCATTTACGAGGAGAAACAATGAACGCATTTGAGCAAAAACGATGTCAAAGCATGGCTGAAGAAATCGCACAAAAAGTATTTATTAATGAAGAGCTTTTTAATGCTTTCTGTCAAGTTCCACGCGAAATTTTTTCTCCACTTAAAGCTCATGCTTATCGTCTTGATGCTTTACCTTTAGCTAATTCTCAATGGATCAGCTCTCCTTTAACTGTAGCTAAAATGACCATGGCTTTGAATTTTAAAGATGCAGATAGTGTCTTAGAAATAGGCTGTGGAAGTGGTTATCAAGCAGCGATTTTAAGTAAGGTTATCAGGCGTGTTTTTACCATAGAACGCATAGAAAATTTAGCCAAAAAAGCAGCGCAAACCTTTAGGGAATTAGAACTTTTTAATATCAATGTTAAATTTGAAGATGGGCAAAATGGATGGAAAAATTATGCGCCTTATGATAGAATTTTATTTTCTGCTTATGCCACACAAATTCCTGAAATTTTACTCGATCAGCTAAGCGATGGGGGCATACTTGTAGCCCCTATTTTGCACAATGGCAAACAATTTATCACACGTATAACCAAAAATGGCACTCATTTACAAAAAGAAATTCTAGAAGAATGTCTTTTTGTGCCTATAGTAGACGGAAAAGAATAAATTTTTATCAATAAAAATTTATTCAAAACTTTTAAAAACCTTTCTTAACTTCTCGCTCATTTCATCTATATGGCTTTTTTCTATGATCAAAGGAGGTAAAAATCTCAAATCATTCTCCCCGCAACTGATAAGTAAAAGAGAATTTTCTTGACATTTTTTAATCACCTCAGCTACTTTAACACTTTTATCAAGACTAAGCCCTTGCATAAAGCCCAAACCTTTTCTTTTTTTACAAAAACTAAATTCTTTGATAAGATTTTCCAAGCTTTGTTCCAAATAAGGCGTAAGTTTAGAAACATTTTCTAAAATTTTTTCTTTATTAAAAATTTCAAAAACTGCATTAACACCTGCACAAACTAAAGGATTTCCTCCGTAAGTGCTTCCATGATCACCCGCTTCTAAAGATTTTTGTGCCACTTTTTCACTCACTACAAAAGCTCCGACACTAAGCCCACACCCCAAAGCTTTAGCAGAAGTCATTACATCAGGTAAAATTCCTGAGTGCTCGTAAGCAAAAAATTTACCACTTCGCCCCATACCGCATTGAATTTCATCAGCGATCAATAATATATCTTTTTCATCACAAAGCTTTCTTAAAGCCTTGTAAAAATCTTTTTGAGCAGGATTGACACCACCTTCTCCTTGCACACTTTCTAAGATAATAGCGCAAGTTTTTTCATTGACTAAGCGTTCTACACTTGAAAAATCATTATACTTTGCAAATTTAACACCTGAAATTAAAGGCTTGAATGGCTTTTGGTATTTTTCATTGGCGGTTAAAGATAAAGCTCCTAAAGTTCTTCCATGAAAAGAATGTTTAAAGGCTATAAAATTTCCACCCTTAACACCTTTATTAAAAGCATATTTTCTAGCGACTTTCATCGCTCCTTCTATGCTTTCTGCTCCTGAATTTGTAAAAAATACACGCTCTAAGCCACTCGCTTTAGCTAAATGCTTGGCTGCTTGGGCTATGTTTTCATTATAATATAAATTGCTAGTATGTAAAAGTTTATCAACTTGAGCTTTAATCTTAGCATTAAATTCAGCATGATTATATCCTAAAGCACATACACCTATACCACTTGAAAAATCAAGATATTTTTTACCCTTGTCATCTAAAAGATAAACCCCTTCTCCGCTTTCTAAAACAATATCAAAACGCTTATAAGTAGGGATAATATGACTTTGCTCTTTATAATTCATTTTCATCCTTTAACCCACTAAAGTCCCAATACCCTCATCGGTAAAAAATTCAAGCAATAAAGAATGCTTCACGCGTCCATCTAAAATGTGTACTTTCTTAACTCCACTTTCACAAGCATCTATGCATGATTTTAATTTTACATGCATACCTCCTTGAATTTTGTCAACCAAAGCTTTTGCTTGAGTTATAGAAATTTTAGAAATTAAAGAATTTTTATCTTCAAAATTCTCATAAAGCCCCGCAGTATCGGTTAAGAAAGCAAGCTTTTCAGCCTTTAAAGCTTTGGCAATAGCACAAGCTGCATCATCGGCATTGATATTGTAAGTATTGAAATTTTCATCCATTCCAATAGGAGCTATGATAGGCAAAAAATCTTTTTCTAAGAGATCTTGCAAAATACTTGAATTTACCTTTTGTATCTCACCTACAAAACCTAAATTCTTATCCTTTTGCGTGCATTCTAAAAGCCCGCCATCCTTGCCACAAAGCCCTATAGCTTTAACGCCTAAATTTTGCAAGCTGTGGACTAAATTTTTATTGATATAATTTAGCACCATACTTGCTACTTCTGTTGTGGCTTGGTCACTCACCCTAAGTCCGTTATTAAACTCGCTTTTTACGCCTAGTTTTTCGCACATTTTAGAAATATCTTTACCCCCGCCATGAACGATAATAGGCTTTAAGCCTACGAGTTTTAAAAGAGCTATATCTTGCATCACACAATGTTTAAGCTCCTCATTTTCCATAGCCGAACCGCCGTATTTTATAAGTATAATTTTTGAGCTGAATTTGCGTATATAAGGCAAAGCTTCGATTAAGACATTTGCTTTTTCTAAATATTTTTGCATGATTTAACCTCAAACATTAAAACTGGTTTGATTGTGAGAATTGAGCGATAAATCATAATAATTCGCATCTTCTCTTAAGGTAAAACCATAATGCTTCCAAAATTCATTACCCAAATCATTACTCTTAAAGGCTATCAGTGCAATTTTATTAATCTTCTCGGATTTTAACGCCTCAAGACAAAATTTTGTCATTTCATGGGCTATACCCTTTTTTCTGTGATCTTTATGCACACACACATGATAAAAGCCTCCCGTGCGTCCATCGTGTCCACAAAGTATACTTCCAACAATTTCTTGATCAACCACAGCTACTGCGCTAAGATTTGGATTTCTATCTAAAAATCTTTCTATATTTTCTTTACTATCATCAATCGATCGAATTCCAAAACCTTTGATATCACACCAAAGCTTGTAAACTCCTTCATAATCACTTTTTTGCATTGCTCTAACTTGCAATTTTTATCCTTTACAAATTTGCAAAGAATTTAAGTCCTTCATCTTCATCAAAATCAAACATTAAATTCATATTTTGAACAGCTTGTCCTGCTGCACCTTTGATTAAATTATCAATAGCACCTAAAACAATAATACGATTTGTGCGTTCATCGATGCTGAAATTTATATCCGCAAAATTGCTTGATTTAACCCACCGAGTCTGCGGAAACGACTGCGGCGGTAAAAGCCTTATGAATTTCCTGTCTTGATAATATTTTTGATAAATTTCACGAATTTCTTTTTCGCTTACAGAATGTTTTAAATTTGCATAAGCAGTAGTTAAAATTCCCCTTTGCATAGGTACTAGATGAGGGGTAAATTGTAAAGTGATTTTCTCTCCTGCTGCATAGCTTAAATACTCTTCGATTTCAGGGGTATGGCGGTGTGAAGCTAAGCCATAAGCCTTGATATTTTCATTTACTTCACAAAAAAGATTTTCTACTTTTGCACTTCTTCCTGCACCGCTGACTCCACTTTTTGCATCGATAATCACCGAATTTAAATCAATCATTTTTTCTTTAAAAAGCGGATAAAGACTGAGTATAGAGCAAGTAGTGTAACAACCAGGATTTGCGATTAAATTTGCATTTTTTATCTCTTCTTGATAAAGCTCGCAAAGTCCATAAACTGCATTTTTTAAAAGCTCTTGATTAGGATGAGTAAATTTATACCAAAGCTCATAATCTTTAGGGTTTTTAAGACGAAAGTCAGCACTTAAATCTATGATTTTCATCTTCTTTAACAAAGTTTCACTAAAAAGTTTGGCGCTGAATTCATGTGGAGTAGCAGTAAATAAAACATCAAGTTCAAGTTCATCTAATTTTTTATCTTCAAAAATTAAATCTAAAGGAGTGTTGGGATAAAGCTTCATATAGCTTTGTCCCACACTTGAACTAGAGCCTATATAGGAAATTTCTACTTTAGGATGATTCAGTAAGATACGCACAAGCTCATTGCCTGCATATCCACTTGCTCCTAAAATTCCTACTTTTAATCCCATTCTCATCCTTACTGAATTTCAAATGGATTAATTATAAACAAAAAATGCTTAAAATAACACTTATTAAATTAAAAACTATATCTTAAATTTGCGTTCATACTCCAGTCAATATTTAAATCACCCAAAAAGCTTTTTTCAAAGTCTAAGCTCAAGCGAGTATTGCGGTTTATCTCATAAGAGGTATTTAAATTTATAAATATCCTATCATCTTTTAAACCATCAAAATGTCTTGTTCCAAGATTATCGGTAAAGGTTTTTTGACCTGATTTTTTTAAATCACCCATATACCCAAGCCCTGCTCTTAAATTCAATTTGGTATCTTTAATATTATTTGCACCTATGAAAAGTGTACTTTTTAATACTAAAGGTATATAAGAATCAAGCTTGATATCTACGTTTTGATTACGTAAATGGATATTATCAACATACCCACTGATAAATTCAATCTGTGGTTCAAGATAAAAATTTTGTAAATATTTTCTATATCCTAACTCCAAGCTCGTGATTATATTATTAGATATACCGGTGTTAAGCGGTAAATTAACATTTGGCAAAAAGCTTGCACTCATATCATTTTGATATCTAACATAACGCAACACAAAGTCAAGATATAAATCATTTTGGAACAAAAAGCTAAGATATTGCCCTAGTCCATAACCCTTACTTGTAATATCTAAAGAGCTTGAATTTAACTTAGTTTGAGTATAGTTTAACATCAAACCGCTATAAAGATTGAAATTTGAAAATTCACTTTGTTTATCCAAACCCGCTTGAATTTCAAAATAATTACCATTGCTGTTTTGATCACTCAATCTTCCACCAAAACTTCTTAACCAAAATCCATAAGCGTAAGGATTGTCACGAAGTTCACCCATCCTTTTTTGCATATTGTTCCACTCTGCTATATAATTTAACACAAAGTGATTTGCTAAAGAATTAGCAGTGTCTAAGGCTTGCTTATTATCTTCTACATAAAAGAAAGAATTATCTAAAGTTGGTTCCTCAGGCTTATTCCCAGGTTGCATGTCAGGCTTAATAGGCTTGCTAGCTCCTGTTTTTACAAGAGTCCATTCAGCCTTTTTTCCATCATGAGCAAATTTTACGTTAGGAACAAATTTACTAAAAGCTTGATTAAAAGCAGAAAAAGAAAAATATTTATCAGTGATTTGTTTTTTATCATCCGCCAAAGAAGCAACCAAAATACGATTTTGAGAACTTTCCCCTAATTTAAATAAAATACTATTATTTCTACCTTGGGTACTCTGGGTAGAAGTAATATTATCTTGAGTAGTAATATCTAAATGAAAAACATTATCTACTGCATTTAAATTTTCAGCATAAACATTTCCAGAAATAGTATTATCATGTAAATATAAATTTTTAGCTTTAATATTTCCTTTAAATTTAGATTGATTTAAAGAAACCATTTTTTCATTTTCTAAAGCTTTAATACTACCTTCAAAATTAGTTTTATAGATTGAAGCATAAGAATTATCTAAATTTAGATTACCCTTAAAATAAACTTCTTTAACTTCAGAATTATTGGTATTTTTTATATTCTGTGTATAAAACATCTCTTTACCTATACCTGTATAAGTAATATAACCATAATCCTCTCCCACATCTCTATCGAAAATATTTTCTGTATCCTTTTCATCAATACTTATTTCTTTACTGCCTAAGATGACGCTAGAATCTTTTGCGTTTAAATCTTGCACTTGTAAATTTGCATACGAAGAAAGGTTTAAGTATGAATGATCAAGATCAATTTCTTTTAAATTATAATGTCTAGTTTCCCAATCATCTTGAGCGATATTAACCCCTTTAGTAAAAGCGCTTTGTCCTATATTTGCAAGATTTTTTAAAGTATTTTCGTCAACATAAGCATGAATGATAGGATGACCTTGAAAATCAACTTTAGAATTATCTATCTTCATGGTACTTTTTGCATTATAAATATTTCCATCAAAGATGATTTGAGAATCTTTAATATTAAGCCCGAAATTATTATTGCTGATAAAATTTCCATGATAAATATAATTATTAGACTTTACAAAATTTAATTCCCCGTTTTCTTTTGAACTTGTGATAAAAACTTTATTAGAATTAGCCTGAATCTTATCTGTACTTAATTTTTGTCCATTTAAATCCAAAGTCCCACCATTTAAATAAAGGGTGTTAAAGTCGATATTATCAGCATGTGAGATCTTAAGAACCCCACCATTGACATAAATTTCTCCAAATTTTTTACCCTGTCCTGTGAGGCTTACCAAACCCTCGCCCATTCTAAGACCTGATTTTACATTATCACTTTGAATT
It contains:
- a CDS encoding carbonic anhydrase, family 3 — its product is MLIRFKDKFPNLGQNVFVAEGAKIIGEVEIGDESSVWFNCVLRGDVNFIKIGKRTNIQDLTTIHVWHREFNEDGSLKDAGFPTYIGDDVTIGHNCVIHACKIGSRVLVGMNTVIMDDAAIGDDSIVGAGSVVTKGKKFPPKSLILGNPAKLVRELSDEEVAFLKQSALNYVEFKNDFLN
- a CDS encoding Acetylornithine aminotransferase / N-succinyl-L,L-diaminopimelate aminotransferase is translated as MNYKEQSHIIPTYKRFDIVLESGEGVYLLDDKGKKYLDFSSGIGVCALGYNHAEFNAKIKAQVDKLLHTSNLYYNENIAQAAKHLAKASGLERVFFTNSGAESIEGAMKVARKYAFNKGVKGGNFIAFKHSFHGRTLGALSLTANEKYQKPFKPLISGVKFAKYNDFSSVERLVNEKTCAIILESVQGEGGVNPAQKDFYKALRKLCDEKDILLIADEIQCGMGRSGKFFAYEHSGILPDVMTSAKALGCGLSVGAFVVSEKVAQKSLEAGDHGSTYGGNPLVCAGVNAVFEIFNKEKILENVSKLTPYLEQSLENLIKEFSFCKKRKGLGFMQGLSLDKSVKVAEVIKKCQENSLLLISCGENDLRFLPPLIIEKSHIDEMSEKLRKVFKSFE
- a CDS encoding Predicted amino-acid acetyltransferase complementing ArgA function in Arginine Biosynthesis pathway gives rise to the protein MQVRAMQKSDYEGVYKLWCDIKGFGIRSIDDSKENIERFLDRNPNLSAVAVVDQEIVGSILCGHDGRTGGFYHVCVHKDHRKKGIAHEMTKFCLEALKSEKINKIALIAFKSNDLGNEFWKHYGFTLREDANYYDLSLNSHNQTSFNV
- a CDS encoding Protein-L-isoaspartate O-methyltransferase, which encodes MNAFEQKRCQSMAEEIAQKVFINEELFNAFCQVPREIFSPLKAHAYRLDALPLANSQWISSPLTVAKMTMALNFKDADSVLEIGCGSGYQAAILSKVIRRVFTIERIENLAKKAAQTFRELELFNINVKFEDGQNGWKNYAPYDRILFSAYATQIPEILLDQLSDGGILVAPILHNGKQFITRITKNGTHLQKEILEECLFVPIVDGKE
- a CDS encoding N-acetyl-gamma-glutamyl-phosphate reductase, giving the protein MGLKVGILGASGYAGNELVRILLNHPKVEISYIGSSSSVGQSYMKLYPNTPLDLIFEDKKLDELELDVLFTATPHEFSAKLFSETLLKKMKIIDLSADFRLKNPKDYELWYKFTHPNQELLKNAVYGLCELYQEEIKNANLIANPGCYTTCSILSLYPLFKEKMIDLNSVIIDAKSGVSGAGRSAKVENLFCEVNENIKAYGLASHRHTPEIEEYLSYAAGEKITLQFTPHLVPMQRGILTTAYANLKHSVSEKEIREIYQKYYQDRKFIRLLPPQSFPQTRWVKSSNFADINFSIDERTNRIIVLGAIDNLIKGAAGQAVQNMNLMFDFDEDEGLKFFANL
- a CDS encoding Acetylglutamate kinase — its product is MQKYLEKANVLIEALPYIRKFSSKIILIKYGGSAMENEELKHCVMQDIALLKLVGLKPIIVHGGGKDISKMCEKLGVKSEFNNGLRVSDQATTEVASMVLNYINKNLVHSLQNLGVKAIGLCGKDGGLLECTQKDKNLGFVGEIQKVNSSILQDLLEKDFLPIIAPIGMDENFNTYNINADDAACAIAKALKAEKLAFLTDTAGLYENFEDKNSLISKISITQAKALVDKIQGGMHVKLKSCIDACESGVKKVHILDGRVKHSLLLEFFTDEGIGTLVG
- a CDS encoding Serine protease autotransporter, MEROPS family S6; translated protein: MKKYLLMLCAFECVFASVVNPDFSYQDYLDFASNKGKFKVGATNIQIISKQGKAVDLNAPMIDFGAANFSGRLKGEYTNIGQSFAVGAAHMTWRDKLTDSKLTPFKRGETLYFAGVASRAVAASNNFRTREAYDIDFAVLKMQKLNLNISASISKELDFIEKASDAKEESLRYEDKYQKTSDLSQGKGKLYNQDRYEYFVREGTGIQGVGDIDITKKPTKVADSDKYHIGGFVTLGDKNDIRSRFLLSFNNYNNQLKRNDFTSSSAPGDSGSALYVYDKLDKKWYLIGVISKSDCNTKFSAGYNCTLVHYALINQPLIEDFKDLKSIKLGDGSYVFENRTLKHGNKNIENVEFISEQNSGHILFNDGGRIIYEERVKEMEKSKDLYFAKSGTIEFKSNTDLGASVLNFAANSEWKILGDRWFIGGGIYTDVGSKVVYNAKLKEDDFLHKMGQGELEIQSDNVKSGLRMGEGLVSLTGQGKKFGEIYVNGGVLKISHADNIDFNTLYLNGGTLDLNGQKLSTDKIQANSNKVFITSSKENGELNFVKSNNYIYHGNFISNNNFGLNIKDSQIIFDGNIYNAKSTMKIDNSKVDFQGHPIIHAYVDENTLKNLANIGQSAFTKGVNIAQDDWETRHYNLKEIDLDHSYLNLSSYANLQVQDLNAKDSSVILGSKEISIDEKDTENIFDRDVGEDYGYITYTGIGKEMFYTQNIKNTNNSEVKEVYFKGNLNLDNSYASIYKTNFEGSIKALENEKMVSLNQSKFKGNIKAKNLYLHDNTISGNVYAENLNAVDNVFHLDITTQDNITSTQSTQGRNNSILFKLGESSQNRILVASLADDKKQITDKYFSFSAFNQAFSKFVPNVKFAHDGKKAEWTLVKTGASKPIKPDMQPGNKPEEPTLDNSFFYVEDNKQALDTANSLANHFVLNYIAEWNNMQKRMGELRDNPYAYGFWLRSFGGRLSDQNSNGNYFEIQAGLDKQSEFSNFNLYSGLMLNYTQTKLNSSSLDITSKGYGLGQYLSFLFQNDLYLDFVLRYVRYQNDMSASFLPNVNLPLNTGISNNIITSLELGYRKYLQNFYLEPQIEFISGYVDNIHLRNQNVDIKLDSYIPLVLKSTLFIGANNIKDTKLNLRAGLGYMGDLKKSGQKTFTDNLGTRHFDGLKDDRIFINLNTSYEINRNTRLSLDFEKSFLGDLNIDWSMNANLRYSF